The Microterricola viridarii nucleotide sequence CGCCCTGCCCGGCGTGCAGGCCGGCCTCGCCGCCGTCTGGCTGTTCGCCGGCGTGCTCGGCGGCCTCGTCATCCGCAAGCCGGGCGCGGCGATCTACACCTCCACCCTCGCCGCCGTCGTCTCGGCCCTCGTCGGGACCCAGTGGGGCGGCTTCCTCACCATCGAGGCCGGCCTGGTGCAGGGCCTCGGCGCCGAGCTGATCTTCCTGCTCTTCCTCTACCGCCGCTGGACCCTGCCCGTCGCGATCCTGGCGGGGGCGAGCGCCGGCCTCGGCATGGCGATCAACGACCTGCTGCTCTGGTACCCGGGCGCGGCCACCCAGTTCCTGCTCATCTACACGGTCTCCGCCATCATCGGCGGCGCGGT carries:
- a CDS encoding ECF transporter S component, giving the protein MHATLAPQNTSNTSGTAPARIGNWRVVDIVVASVLGVAAGVVFWAWGLAWETVSSPLKAALPGVQAGLAAVWLFAGVLGGLVIRKPGAAIYTSTLAAVVSALVGTQWGGFLTIEAGLVQGLGAELIFLLFLYRRWTLPVAILAGASAGLGMAINDLLLWYPGAATQFLLIYTVSAIIGGAVIAGALSWFAVRGLAATGALSRFASGRQARIAA